Proteins encoded by one window of Salmonirosea aquatica:
- a CDS encoding RNA polymerase sigma factor, with protein MAASHLYADPLPDESFIWQEFKQSNLQAFTWLYEAYFPTLHRYGQRLGADRMVIQDAIHDLYLDLWRMRKNLADNVSVRYYLCRSLRRRIHLLSKNSTYGLDETHESQAWTECCESHWIREESSDHSGRWLSESLGTLSKREHEVVMLRYYRNNSVREVATQLAIKEQTVRNLIQRALGKLRKNVPESMVDL; from the coding sequence TTGGCCGCTTCGCACCTATACGCTGACCCATTACCGGATGAGAGTTTTATTTGGCAGGAGTTTAAGCAGAGCAATCTCCAGGCTTTCACATGGCTGTACGAAGCTTACTTCCCTACTTTGCATCGGTATGGGCAGAGGTTGGGGGCAGATCGCATGGTGATTCAGGATGCTATCCATGACCTGTACCTGGATCTGTGGCGGATGCGGAAAAATCTGGCTGATAACGTATCAGTTCGGTATTACCTGTGCCGATCCTTACGGCGACGCATTCACCTGCTATCAAAAAACTCTACGTACGGATTGGATGAAACCCATGAGTCTCAGGCATGGACGGAGTGTTGCGAAAGTCACTGGATTCGAGAGGAGTCATCTGACCACAGTGGCCGATGGTTGTCCGAATCTCTGGGTACCCTTTCCAAGCGGGAACACGAGGTAGTAATGCTGAGGTACTACCGAAACAATTCGGTTCGGGAAGTAGCCACGCAACTGGCTATTAAGGAACAAACCGTGCGTAATCTGATTCAACGGGCGTTGGGCAAACTCCGTAAAAATGTGCCCGAGTCTATGGTAGACCTGTAG
- a CDS encoding glycerol-3-phosphate dehydrogenase/oxidase has product MPMNRADNLSRLQSENFDICIIGGGASGAGCALDAALRGYRVALIDKKDFASETSSRSTKLIHGGVRYLEQAFTKLDFAQLKQVRHGLEERHIVIKNAPHLARPLALLTPVFSWIEGVYYSIGLKMYDWFANDDTLPKGRWLSKKEVLSRMPTLDKDKLHSAVLYYDGQHDDARYCLALVQSAHEQGVAVANYVEVLGFLKDPVGKLSACSVEDAFTHQTFSIKAKVFVNCTGTFADRIRLLANPTLPNRMRPSKGVHVVLPYETLNSTDAMLIPKTSDGRVVFAIPFEGQLVVGTTDTEYRNVENEPVLEQSEVNFLLDTLRPYLKKDPESGDIKAGFGGLRPLLAADPTKSTKGLTRDHEVEHDSKSNLVSLLGGKWTTYRLMAKDAVDKVEELLEQNNPCLTADHLLAGGENFNYDAWKTIQQEYDLGEDTCKHLILKYGSRAERVVGLIKTDATLADRLLPNLPYLKAEVVFAARYEMAATPRDFLARRIRMEITDWDATLACLPTVCDLMAGELGWDAPTERQMVNEYTTLVRGFQREAGL; this is encoded by the coding sequence ATGCCCATGAACCGCGCCGACAACCTTTCCCGTCTGCAATCTGAAAATTTCGATATCTGTATCATTGGCGGAGGCGCGAGTGGAGCAGGTTGTGCGCTGGATGCCGCCCTGCGAGGCTACCGGGTCGCGTTGATTGATAAAAAGGATTTTGCCTCCGAAACCTCCTCCCGCTCCACTAAACTCATACATGGAGGAGTCCGCTACCTTGAGCAAGCCTTTACCAAACTTGATTTTGCGCAACTGAAGCAAGTCCGACACGGCCTGGAGGAACGGCACATCGTGATAAAAAACGCCCCGCATCTGGCCCGCCCTCTAGCCTTACTAACGCCGGTTTTTTCGTGGATTGAAGGAGTGTACTACAGCATTGGCTTGAAAATGTACGACTGGTTTGCCAATGACGATACCCTACCCAAGGGCCGATGGCTCTCAAAAAAAGAGGTATTGAGCCGAATGCCTACTCTAGATAAAGACAAGCTCCATAGTGCGGTACTGTATTACGACGGCCAGCACGACGACGCTCGCTATTGTCTGGCGCTCGTGCAGTCAGCCCATGAGCAAGGGGTAGCTGTGGCCAATTACGTGGAAGTGCTCGGTTTTCTGAAAGACCCGGTTGGCAAACTCTCCGCCTGTTCGGTGGAAGACGCCTTTACGCACCAAACCTTCTCAATCAAAGCAAAGGTGTTTGTGAACTGTACCGGTACGTTTGCCGACCGTATCCGGCTACTGGCCAACCCGACACTACCCAATCGGATGCGGCCCAGCAAGGGCGTGCACGTGGTACTACCCTATGAAACCCTGAACAGCACCGATGCCATGCTGATTCCCAAAACCAGCGATGGCCGGGTAGTGTTCGCCATCCCATTTGAAGGTCAACTTGTGGTAGGTACCACCGATACCGAGTACCGTAATGTTGAGAACGAACCCGTTCTGGAGCAAAGTGAAGTTAATTTTTTGCTGGATACCCTTCGGCCCTACCTGAAAAAAGACCCCGAATCCGGTGACATCAAAGCGGGATTTGGTGGGTTGCGTCCTTTGTTGGCTGCCGATCCTACCAAGTCTACGAAAGGCCTTACCCGTGACCATGAGGTGGAGCACGATAGTAAATCTAACCTGGTGAGCCTGTTGGGAGGAAAATGGACCACCTACCGTCTCATGGCTAAAGATGCTGTGGATAAAGTGGAAGAGCTACTAGAACAAAACAATCCCTGCCTGACCGCTGATCACCTGCTGGCGGGTGGCGAAAATTTCAATTACGATGCCTGGAAAACTATTCAACAGGAATATGATTTAGGCGAAGATACTTGCAAACACCTGATTCTGAAATACGGATCGCGGGCCGAAAGGGTGGTTGGACTCATCAAGACCGATGCTACCCTGGCCGACCGCCTACTTCCCAACCTACCCTACCTCAAAGCTGAGGTAGTTTTTGCCGCTCGCTACGAAATGGCCGCTACCCCCCGCGACTTTTTGGCTCGTCGCATTCGCATGGAAATTACGGATTGGGACGCTACCCTGGCCTGTCTGCCGACCGTCTGCGACTTAATGGCGGGGGAATTGGGCTGGGACGCACCCACGGAACGGCAAATGGTGAATGAATATACTACCCTGGTACGCGGATTTCAGCGGGAAGCGGGATTATAG